A genomic region of Polypterus senegalus isolate Bchr_013 chromosome 17, ASM1683550v1, whole genome shotgun sequence contains the following coding sequences:
- the fbxl20 gene encoding F-box/LRR-repeat protein 20, producing MGKEVNGVSRSRFEMFSNSDEAVINKKLPKELLLRIFSFLDVVTLCRCAQVSRAWNVLALDGSNWQRIDLFDFQRDIEGRVVENISKRCGGFLRKLSLRGCLGVGDSALRTFSQNCRNIEVLSLNGCTKITDTTCSSLSKFCPKLKQLDLASCTSITNLSLKALSEGCPLLEQLNISWCDQVTKDGIQALVRCCPGVRSLFLKGCSQLEDEALKHIGAHCSELITLNLQACTQITDEGLITICRGCHRLQSLCVSGCANITDAILHALGQNCPRLRILEVARCSQLSDAGFTTLAKNCHELEKMDLEECVQITDATLIQLSIHCPRLQVLSLSHCELITDDGIRHLGSGPCAHDRLEVIELDNCPLITDASLEHLKGCHSLERIELYDCQQITRAGIKRLRTHLPNIKVHAYFAPVTPPPSVGGSRQRFCRCCILL from the exons AATCTTCTCATTCCTGGATGTGGTGACGCTGTGCCGCTGTGCCCAAGTCTCACGG gCATGGAATGTGCTGGCACTGGATGGTAGCAACTGGCAGCGGATTGACCTTTTTGACTTTCAGAGAGACATTGAG GGTCGTGTCGTGGAGAACATCTCAAAGCGATGTGGAGGCTTCCTGAGAAAGCTCAGTCTAAGGGGTTGCCTTGGCGTTGGCGACAGCGCGCTCCG GACCTTCTCTCAGAACTGCAGAAACATCGAGGTCCTCAGTCTGAATGGCTGCACCAAAATTACAGACAC CACTTGCTCCAGCCTCAGTAAATTCTGTCCCAAACTGAAGCAACTGGACCTGGCGTCCTGCACCTCCATAACCAACCTGTCCCTGAAGGCACTCAG cGAGGGATGCCCTCTACTGGAGCAGCTCAACATCTCTTGGTGTGACCAGGTGACCAAGGATGGAATCCAGGCTCTAGTCCGATGTTGCCCGGGGGTCCGATCTCTCTTCCTGAAAGGCTGCAGTCAG CTGGAGGATGAAGCCCTCAAGCACATCGGAGCCCACTGTTCAGAGCTAATCACCCTGAATCTTCAGGCCTGCACT CAAATCACAGATGAGGGACTCATCACCATATGTCGAGGATGTCACCGCCTTCAGTCCCTCTGTGTTTCTGGCTGTGCCAACATTACTGATGCCATTTTACACGCCCTGGGCCAGAACTGTCCAAGGTTACG GATTCTGGAGGTGGCCCGCTGCTCCCAGCTCTCGGATGCTGGCTTTACCACTTTGGCCAAG AATTGTCATGAACTGGAGAAGATGGACCTAGAAGAGTGTGTCCAG ATTACAGATGCCACCCTCATCCAGCTGTCCATACACTGCCCACGGCTGCAGGTGCTG AGCCTGTCCCATTGTGAGCTCATCACCGATGACGGGATTCGCCACTTGGGGAGCGGACCATGTGCCCACGACCGCCTTGAGGTCATCGAGCTGGACAACTGTCCCCTCATTACAGATGCTTCACTGGAGCACCTGAAGGGTTGCCACAGCCTGGAGAGGATCGAGTTGTACGACTGCCAGCAGATCACCCGTGCCGGTATCAAGAGACTCAGG ACACATCTCCCCAATATCAAAGTCCACGCTTACTTTGCACCAGTGACCCCGCCACCCTCTGTGGGGGGCAGCCGACAGCGTTTCTGCCGTTGCTGCATCCTGCTATGA